A segment of the Trifolium pratense cultivar HEN17-A07 linkage group LG7, ARS_RC_1.1, whole genome shotgun sequence genome:
AAGAGGGATTTACTTCCACAACAGACTCACTAGGTAAACCTTTTACTGTGATAGTAATATGACAAGTGCGCTTTAGAATTTGGTTAGCCCGCCCTTGAGCTCGTGCTCTTATTCTTTTCAAAGTTTTCCCTTCGTTGACCTCTGCTTTACTAATAACTAAACTTGATTTGCTTAGACCTAAGTTATTGCTTGCATTTGCTCCAGCAGAAAACACTATCTTTATAATGGGTTCACAGGCTCGATAAGGCATGAGTTCCAATATCATAAGTGTTTCCTCGTATGGACGTCCACGAATCTGATCGATTACTCTTCGAGCTTTGTCAGCAGACATACGAATGTGTCTCCCTACAGCATACGCTTCTGCATATGATTTGTTGCTTTCCTGTACTGCAGTGCAGCATTAAATTCAAATGTATGTTAGTTGTTTTGTCATATCCTTCTAACATCAACACCAAATACATGatgatatatttatattatatactgAAAACTGAAAAGCAAA
Coding sequences within it:
- the LOC123899895 gene encoding 50S ribosomal protein L22, chloroplastic-like is translated as MALSLAINLLPPVRDNLRPQQPLSPQFQFRPNPVKFPIPSTRIRCSSSSFNDVTLKTTTDNNNTFACRFHTAQFGVQESNKSYAEAYAVGRHIRMSADKARRVIDQIRGRPYEETLMILELMPYRACEPIIKIVFSAGANASNNLGLSKSSLVISKAEVNEGKTLKRIRARAQGRANQILKRTCHITITVKGLPSESVVEVNPS